In a genomic window of Streptomyces koelreuteriae:
- the map gene encoding type I methionyl aminopeptidase, which produces MSGQSLLVPGELSPTRPVPGNIRRPEYVGKPAPTPYTGPEVQTPETIEAMRVAGRIAARAMAEAAKLIAPGVTTDELDKVAHAYMCDHGAYPSTLGYRGFPKSLCSSVNEVICHGIPDSTVLRDGDIINLDVTAYIGGVHGDNNATYLVGEVDEESRLLVERTRESLTRAIKAVRPGRQINIIGRVIESYAKRFGYGVVRDFTGHGINSSFHSGLIIPHYDSPHATTVIQPGMTFTIEPMLTLGTHEYDMWDDGWTVVTKDRKRTAQFEHTLVVTDTGAEILTLP; this is translated from the coding sequence ATGTCTGGCCAGTCGCTGCTCGTCCCGGGGGAGCTGTCCCCCACCCGTCCCGTGCCCGGAAACATCCGTCGCCCCGAGTACGTCGGCAAGCCCGCGCCGACGCCGTACACCGGTCCGGAGGTGCAGACCCCCGAGACGATCGAGGCGATGCGCGTCGCCGGCCGGATCGCCGCCCGGGCAATGGCGGAGGCCGCGAAGCTGATCGCCCCCGGGGTGACCACGGACGAGCTGGACAAGGTGGCGCACGCATACATGTGCGACCACGGCGCCTATCCCTCGACGCTGGGCTACCGCGGTTTCCCGAAGTCGCTGTGCAGCTCGGTCAACGAGGTCATCTGCCACGGCATCCCGGACTCCACCGTCCTGCGTGACGGCGACATCATCAACCTCGACGTGACGGCGTACATCGGCGGCGTGCACGGCGACAACAACGCGACGTACCTGGTGGGCGAGGTCGACGAGGAGTCGCGGCTGCTGGTGGAGCGGACGCGGGAGTCCCTGACTCGCGCGATCAAGGCGGTCCGCCCGGGCCGGCAGATCAACATCATCGGCCGGGTCATCGAGTCGTACGCGAAGCGTTTCGGCTACGGGGTGGTCCGGGACTTCACCGGCCACGGCATCAACAGCTCGTTCCACTCGGGCCTGATCATCCCGCACTACGACAGCCCGCACGCGACGACCGTGATCCAGCCCGGGATGACGTTCACGATCGAGCCGATGCTGACGCTCGGGACGCACGAGTACGACATGTGGGACGACGGCTGGACGGTCGTGACGAAGGACCGCAAGCGGACGGCCCAGTTCGAGCACACGCTCGTGGTGACGGACACGGGCGCGGAGATCCTCACGCTGCCGTAG
- a CDS encoding MFS transporter — protein MLPDLSPWRASADFRRLWVSGLITNFGTFLTFVALPVQLKELTESAAAVGAIGAVELVPLVVFGLYGGALADAWDKRKLILWTEAGQGLLSVVLLANALLPRPAVWPLYVVAALSSALVSVQRPALDSLWPRIVAYEHLPAAASLNSLRWTVGGVAGPALAGVVVAYAGVGWAYGADLATFVVSVVLITRIAASPASHEAVKPSLRAIAEGARYAWSRKELLGTYAVDLAAMFLAMPLALLPFLADELDAQWSLGLMYAAVPAGALLVSLTSGWTSRVHRHGRMVVLAAALWGLAIAGAGVVGNVWLVLLFLTLAGGADMVSGVFRAAMWNQTIPDELRGRLAGIELLSYSVGPTVGQMRSGGFAAWLGVRTSVWSGGLLCVGAVALLAVCLPRLMTYDVRSNEHAVRLREKRAAAAVAAEA, from the coding sequence ATGCTCCCCGACCTGTCCCCCTGGCGGGCCTCCGCCGACTTCCGGCGGCTGTGGGTCTCGGGGCTGATCACCAACTTCGGGACGTTCCTGACGTTCGTCGCACTGCCCGTGCAGCTGAAGGAGCTGACGGAGTCGGCGGCGGCGGTCGGGGCCATCGGGGCCGTGGAACTGGTGCCGCTGGTCGTGTTCGGGCTGTACGGCGGGGCTCTCGCCGACGCCTGGGACAAACGGAAGCTGATCCTGTGGACGGAGGCGGGGCAGGGGCTGCTCAGCGTGGTGCTGCTGGCCAACGCGCTGCTTCCGCGGCCCGCTGTCTGGCCGCTGTACGTCGTCGCCGCCCTGTCCTCCGCCCTGGTGTCCGTGCAACGGCCCGCACTCGACTCGCTGTGGCCGCGGATCGTGGCCTACGAACATCTGCCGGCGGCGGCCTCCCTGAACTCGCTGCGCTGGACGGTCGGCGGCGTCGCGGGCCCGGCGCTGGCGGGGGTGGTGGTCGCCTACGCCGGTGTCGGCTGGGCGTACGGCGCCGACCTGGCCACGTTCGTCGTGTCCGTGGTGCTGATCACGCGCATCGCGGCCTCGCCGGCCTCCCACGAGGCGGTGAAGCCCTCGCTGCGGGCCATCGCCGAGGGCGCCCGCTACGCGTGGAGCCGCAAGGAACTCCTGGGGACCTACGCCGTCGACCTGGCCGCGATGTTCCTGGCGATGCCGCTCGCCCTGCTGCCGTTCCTGGCGGACGAGCTGGACGCGCAGTGGTCACTGGGGCTGATGTACGCGGCGGTCCCGGCGGGGGCCCTGCTGGTGAGCCTGACCAGCGGATGGACCTCGCGGGTGCACCGGCACGGCCGGATGGTGGTGCTGGCGGCCGCACTGTGGGGCCTGGCCATCGCGGGCGCCGGGGTCGTCGGCAATGTGTGGCTGGTGCTGCTGTTCCTGACCCTCGCCGGCGGCGCCGACATGGTCAGCGGCGTCTTCCGCGCGGCCATGTGGAACCAGACGATCCCGGACGAGCTGCGCGGCCGTCTGGCCGGGATCGAGCTGCTGTCGTACTCGGTCGGACCGACGGTCGGTCAGATGCGCAGCGGCGGTTTCGCGGCCTGGCTGGGAGTGCGGACGTCGGTCTGGTCCGGCGGGCTGCTGTGCGTGGGCGCGGTGGCGCTGCTGGCGGTGTGCCTGCCGAGGCTCATGACGTACGACGTGCGAAGCAACGAGCACGCGGTGCGGCTGCGCGAGAAACGCGCAGCCGCCGCTGTGGCCGCCGAGGCGTGA
- the npdG gene encoding NADPH-dependent F420 reductase, translating into MTSTDSAATDNAQKAPAKDPWDLPDVSGLVVGVLGGTGPQGKGLAYRLARAGQKVIIGSRAAERAQAAAGELGHGIEGADNAETARRSDIVIVAVPWDGHGKTLESLREELSGKLVVDCVNPLGFDKKGAYALKPEEGSAAEQAAALLPDSRVTAAFHHLSAVLLEDPEIEQIDTDVMVLGEVRADVEIVQALAGRIPGMRGIFAGRLRNAHQVESLVANLISVNRRYKAHAGLRVTDV; encoded by the coding sequence ATGACCTCTACCGACAGTGCTGCCACCGACAACGCCCAGAAGGCCCCCGCCAAGGACCCCTGGGACCTGCCCGACGTCTCCGGACTCGTCGTCGGTGTGCTCGGCGGGACCGGGCCCCAGGGCAAGGGCCTCGCCTACCGGCTGGCCCGGGCCGGCCAGAAGGTGATCATCGGCTCGCGGGCCGCCGAGCGCGCCCAGGCGGCGGCCGGGGAACTCGGACACGGCATCGAGGGCGCCGACAACGCCGAGACCGCGCGCCGCAGCGACATCGTGATCGTCGCCGTGCCGTGGGACGGCCACGGCAAGACCCTCGAATCCCTGCGCGAGGAACTGTCCGGCAAGCTCGTCGTCGACTGCGTCAACCCGCTCGGCTTCGACAAGAAGGGCGCCTACGCCCTCAAGCCCGAGGAGGGCAGCGCCGCCGAGCAGGCCGCCGCCCTGCTGCCGGACTCCCGCGTCACGGCCGCCTTCCACCACCTGTCGGCCGTGCTCCTCGAGGACCCGGAGATCGAGCAGATCGACACCGACGTGATGGTGCTCGGCGAGGTCCGGGCCGACGTCGAGATCGTCCAGGCGCTCGCCGGCCGTATCCCCGGGATGCGCGGCATCTTCGCGGGGCGGCTGCGCAACGCCCACCAGGTGGAGTCGCTGGTGGCGAACCTGATCTCCGTGAACCGCCGCTACAAGGCACACGCCGGGCTGCGCGTCACCGACGTGTGA
- a CDS encoding site-2 protease family protein, protein MTTATSRHSERRISPVFVGILAVTAVTGWATWTGFAEQPGVAVFLFVTAAWIVSLCLHEYAHARTALHSGDISIGAKGYLTLNPLKYTHALLSIVLPVIFVIMGGIGLPGGAVFIERGRIQGRWKHSLISAAGPLTNVLFAIVCTAPFWLDALDGVPTDFRFALAFLALLQVTAALLNFLPVPGLDGYGVIEPWLSYKIRRQVEPFAPFGLLFVFALLWLPAVNGVFFDVIDTILKSLKISDFETYCGQELYRFWQGSNEFCSAAP, encoded by the coding sequence ATGACCACCGCCACCAGCCGCCACAGCGAGCGGCGGATCAGTCCCGTCTTCGTCGGGATTCTGGCCGTGACGGCGGTCACCGGGTGGGCGACCTGGACCGGTTTCGCGGAGCAGCCCGGTGTCGCCGTGTTCCTCTTCGTGACGGCGGCCTGGATCGTCTCCCTGTGTCTGCACGAGTACGCGCACGCGCGCACCGCCCTGCACAGCGGCGACATCTCGATCGGCGCCAAGGGCTATCTGACGCTGAACCCCTTGAAGTACACGCACGCGCTGCTCAGCATCGTGCTGCCGGTGATCTTCGTGATCATGGGCGGGATCGGCCTGCCCGGTGGCGCGGTGTTCATCGAGCGGGGGCGGATCCAGGGGCGCTGGAAGCACAGCCTCATCTCGGCCGCGGGTCCGCTGACGAACGTGCTGTTCGCGATCGTCTGCACGGCCCCGTTCTGGCTGGACGCCCTGGACGGCGTGCCGACCGACTTCCGGTTCGCCCTGGCCTTCCTCGCCCTGCTCCAGGTGACGGCCGCGCTGCTGAACTTCCTGCCGGTGCCGGGCCTGGACGGCTACGGCGTGATCGAGCCGTGGCTGTCGTACAAGATCCGGCGCCAGGTGGAGCCGTTCGCGCCGTTCGGCCTGCTGTTCGTGTTCGCGCTGCTGTGGCTGCCCGCGGTGAACGGCGTGTTCTTCGACGTGATCGACACGATCCTGAAGTCTCTGAAGATCAGCGACTTCGAGACGTACTGCGGTCAGGAGCTGTACCGCTTCTGGCAGGGCTCGAACGAGTTCTGCTCGGCCGCGCCCTGA
- a CDS encoding DUF6578 domain-containing protein, whose translation MGLWHVFYADWQMECCGTPFSVGDEVSWPLLLLDPADVYGGGWHDQLTKVAGPVEHVGGVRVVREESGLTVALGGQPRRATRSVGLLSVERHGASWPQVTGRVRAVRVLSQGYAETPPGSRSWQPVPGERSLRAVERCPKWFADGDAEQGRRWRESGVMVALESPSVGVAPPGTEGAGRRRG comes from the coding sequence ATGGGGCTCTGGCACGTGTTCTACGCGGACTGGCAGATGGAGTGCTGCGGCACACCGTTCTCGGTGGGGGACGAGGTGAGCTGGCCCCTGCTGCTCCTGGACCCGGCCGACGTGTACGGCGGCGGCTGGCACGACCAGCTCACCAAGGTCGCCGGACCGGTGGAGCACGTGGGCGGCGTCCGGGTGGTGCGGGAGGAGTCGGGCCTGACGGTGGCCCTGGGCGGGCAGCCCCGGAGGGCTACCCGCTCGGTCGGGCTGCTCTCCGTCGAGCGGCACGGCGCGTCCTGGCCCCAGGTCACCGGGCGGGTACGGGCCGTGCGGGTGCTGTCCCAGGGCTACGCCGAGACCCCGCCCGGCTCGCGCTCCTGGCAGCCGGTCCCGGGGGAGCGGAGTCTGAGGGCGGTCGAGCGGTGCCCGAAGTGGTTCGCCGACGGTGACGCGGAGCAGGGGCGACGGTGGAGGGAGTCGGGGGTGATGGTGGCGCTGGAGTCCCCGAGTGTGGGCGTGGCCCCACCGGGGACAGAGGGCGCTGGGCGGCGTCGGGGCTGA
- a CDS encoding BTAD domain-containing putative transcriptional regulator: MDPVRYRILGTTQALRTDGTVVSVGGARLRALLTVLALRAGRTVPVGLLVDEVWDGAPPADGPAALQALIGRLRRALGADAVASAEGGYRLTAAPDDVDLHRFERLAGEGLRALADDDPAKAAVILDDALALWRGPALADLPDRTAEAARLDTRRLDVLRARHTAALALGQAEQSLPELTALCDGHPLDEPLQTLRLRALRDAGRTAEALDAYEEVRRSLADRLGADPGPELRSLHAELLSLGGGPAPVVEPRPVGNLRARLTSFIGRESDIETIRGDLTTARLVTLLGPGGAGKTRLSQEAAETVRPAMSGGVWLAELAPVDDPAAVPEAVLTAVGARETVLYGGGAEGMRAAVADRLDDPVERLAEHCSRPGMLLILDNCEHVADAAARLAEELLERCPGLTVLATSREPLGVPGELLRPVEPLPEPVALRLLAERGGAARPGFRVQDDPGACAEICRRLDGLPLAIELAAARLRMLTPRQIAERLDDRFRLLTSGSRTVLPRQQTLRAVVDWSWDLLDEDERDVLRRLSVFAGGCDLPAAEAVCGPVALEVLGSLVDRSLVVAAPPGESSDGEMRYRLLETVAEYAAERLDEAGQRAEAERAHLTYFRELARRTDPLLHGPGQLAAIHRLEREYENLRTALRHAVALRDEQEALCLALSLVWYWQMRDLRIEARTWCREVMTLGPDPFTEPVRPAAPVWQRCTDAPPPMTGEVLQEARRGIHLAHLACMDTELDAWQTPRAQQKLNTIADTYEPGLPQTCRLPGLLWLFAVMLTGDMDRLRVVMEASIRTCRETPGFEWELASGLQMRANFLANRTDWAGDAARDADESLEIYRRLGDAWGTAEALSARAETHERRGAYALAAADYEAAIAHADHLGAHGQTAVLTARLGNALLEAGEEERGERLLREVIAERGDSISEAMPAARLYLAVRLGLTDRVPEAREQLRRLRQDFRIAHFIVFDAFILGAEAWLDAVEGRHAECLDLIRKALERAADPRSQLIAPHMRAVYLTIGAGALAGLDGGHRAHDAARCLGAADGLLPPGHVAARQERETRERAELRARAVLGDPAYESAYAEGGGLSAEEATALV; this comes from the coding sequence ATGGACCCCGTGCGCTACCGCATCCTCGGCACCACGCAAGCGCTCCGCACCGACGGCACGGTCGTTTCGGTGGGCGGGGCGCGTTTGCGTGCGCTGCTGACCGTGCTCGCCCTGCGGGCCGGCCGTACCGTGCCCGTGGGGCTGCTCGTCGACGAGGTGTGGGACGGCGCCCCGCCCGCCGACGGTCCGGCGGCGCTCCAGGCGCTGATCGGGCGGTTGCGGCGGGCGCTCGGGGCGGACGCGGTCGCCTCCGCCGAGGGCGGGTACCGGCTCACGGCCGCGCCCGACGATGTCGACCTGCACCGGTTCGAGCGGCTGGCCGGCGAGGGACTGCGGGCCCTGGCCGACGACGACCCCGCCAAGGCCGCCGTGATCCTCGACGACGCCCTCGCGCTGTGGCGCGGCCCGGCCCTGGCCGACCTCCCCGACCGCACCGCCGAGGCGGCCCGCCTGGACACCCGCCGCCTGGACGTCCTGCGCGCCCGCCACACCGCCGCCCTCGCCCTCGGCCAGGCCGAACAGTCCCTGCCGGAGCTGACCGCCCTGTGCGACGGCCACCCCCTGGACGAACCCCTCCAGACCCTGCGTCTGCGCGCCCTGCGCGACGCCGGCCGCACGGCGGAGGCGCTGGACGCCTACGAGGAGGTCCGGCGCTCGCTCGCCGATCGGCTGGGCGCCGACCCGGGGCCGGAACTGCGCTCCCTGCACGCGGAGTTGCTGAGCCTCGGGGGCGGCCCCGCGCCCGTCGTCGAGCCCCGGCCCGTCGGTAATCTGCGGGCGCGGCTCACCTCCTTCATCGGCCGTGAGAGCGACATCGAGACCATCCGGGGCGATCTCACCACCGCCCGGCTGGTCACCCTTCTCGGACCCGGCGGGGCCGGCAAGACCCGGCTGTCGCAGGAGGCCGCCGAGACCGTACGGCCCGCCATGTCCGGCGGCGTGTGGCTGGCCGAACTCGCCCCCGTCGACGATCCGGCCGCCGTCCCGGAAGCCGTACTCACCGCCGTAGGCGCCCGGGAGACCGTGCTGTACGGCGGCGGCGCCGAGGGCATGCGGGCCGCTGTCGCCGACCGGCTCGACGACCCCGTCGAGCGGCTCGCCGAGCACTGCTCCCGCCCCGGCATGCTGCTGATCCTCGACAACTGCGAGCACGTCGCCGACGCAGCCGCCCGGCTCGCCGAGGAACTGCTGGAGCGCTGCCCGGGCCTGACCGTCCTCGCCACCAGCCGTGAACCCCTGGGCGTACCGGGGGAGTTGCTGCGGCCCGTGGAGCCGCTGCCCGAGCCGGTCGCGCTGCGGCTGCTCGCCGAGCGGGGCGGGGCGGCCCGGCCCGGCTTCCGCGTCCAGGACGACCCCGGGGCGTGCGCGGAGATCTGCCGCCGCCTCGACGGTCTGCCCCTGGCCATCGAACTCGCCGCCGCCCGGCTGCGGATGCTCACCCCCCGCCAGATCGCCGAGCGGCTCGACGACCGCTTCCGCCTCCTCACCTCCGGCAGCCGCACCGTCCTGCCCCGCCAGCAGACCCTCAGAGCCGTCGTCGACTGGTCCTGGGACCTGCTCGACGAGGACGAACGGGACGTCCTGCGGCGGCTGTCGGTGTTCGCGGGCGGCTGCGACCTCCCCGCCGCCGAGGCGGTGTGCGGGCCGGTCGCCCTGGAGGTGCTCGGCTCGCTCGTCGACCGCTCCCTGGTCGTGGCCGCGCCGCCCGGTGAGTCCTCGGACGGCGAGATGCGCTACCGGCTGCTGGAGACCGTCGCCGAGTACGCCGCCGAGCGGCTGGACGAGGCCGGACAGCGCGCCGAGGCCGAACGCGCCCATCTGACGTACTTCCGCGAACTCGCCCGCCGCACCGACCCGTTGCTGCACGGCCCCGGCCAGCTCGCCGCCATCCACCGGCTGGAGCGGGAGTACGAGAATCTGCGCACCGCCCTGCGCCACGCCGTCGCCCTGCGCGACGAGCAGGAGGCGCTCTGCCTCGCGCTGTCCCTCGTCTGGTACTGGCAGATGCGCGACCTGCGCATCGAGGCCCGCACCTGGTGCCGCGAGGTCATGACCCTCGGCCCCGACCCCTTCACCGAGCCCGTCCGCCCCGCCGCCCCGGTCTGGCAGCGCTGCACCGACGCCCCGCCCCCGATGACCGGCGAGGTCCTCCAGGAGGCCCGGCGCGGGATCCACCTGGCGCATCTCGCCTGCATGGACACCGAACTGGACGCCTGGCAGACCCCGCGGGCCCAGCAGAAGCTGAACACCATCGCCGACACCTACGAGCCCGGCCTCCCGCAGACCTGCCGGCTCCCCGGCCTGCTCTGGCTCTTCGCCGTGATGCTGACCGGCGACATGGACCGGCTGCGCGTCGTCATGGAGGCGTCCATCCGCACCTGCCGGGAGACCCCCGGCTTTGAATGGGAGCTGGCCTCCGGCCTCCAGATGCGGGCCAACTTCCTCGCCAACCGCACCGACTGGGCGGGCGACGCCGCCCGGGACGCCGACGAGTCGCTGGAGATCTACCGGCGCCTCGGCGACGCCTGGGGCACCGCCGAGGCCCTCTCCGCCCGCGCCGAGACCCATGAACGCAGAGGCGCCTACGCCCTGGCCGCCGCCGACTACGAGGCCGCCATCGCCCACGCGGACCACCTCGGCGCCCACGGCCAGACGGCCGTGCTCACCGCCCGGCTCGGCAACGCGCTGCTGGAGGCCGGCGAGGAGGAGCGCGGCGAGCGGCTGCTGCGCGAGGTGATCGCCGAGCGCGGGGACTCGATCAGCGAGGCCATGCCCGCCGCCCGCCTCTACCTGGCCGTCCGGCTGGGCCTGACGGACCGGGTGCCCGAGGCACGCGAGCAACTGCGACGGCTGCGGCAGGACTTCCGTATCGCCCACTTCATCGTCTTCGATGCGTTCATCCTCGGCGCCGAGGCCTGGCTGGACGCCGTGGAGGGGCGGCACGCGGAGTGCCTTGACCTCATCCGCAAGGCGCTGGAGCGTGCCGCCGACCCGCGCTCGCAGCTCATCGCCCCCCATATGCGCGCGGTGTACCTGACCATCGGGGCCGGAGCCCTGGCCGGCCTCGACGGCGGGCACCGCGCCCACGACGCGGCCCGCTGCCTGGGCGCCGCCGACGGCCTTCTGCCGCCCGGCCATGTCGCCGCGCGGCAGGAGCGCGAGACCCGCGAGCGGGCGGAGCTGCGGGCCCGGGCGGTGCTCGGCGACCCGGCGTACGAGAGCGCGTACGCGGAAGGCGGCGGCCTCTCCGCCGAGGAGGCCACCGCCCTGGTCTGA